The following is a genomic window from Halichoerus grypus chromosome 5, mHalGry1.hap1.1, whole genome shotgun sequence.
TGAACAACTCACATACTTCTCTAGGCCTCCGTTACCTCTATAAAATAGGGAAGATGGTCATAGTTTTGTGAGGGTAATTTAAGAGCATCTCAATCAGTGGTTATAGGCAATGCATATAGCCGAGAGAGGGATCAAAAGGACTTTATTggatttcaaattttctacaaataattggtattaaatgtttaatacatGTCAAGTTTGAGGGTGATAAAAAcaggaaggattaaaaaaaagaggacaagaagatcaaaggaaaataaaataggattagCTAAATAATCCTTGCTATTTTAGGAACTCAAAGGCTAAGATAATATAGACCTGGGAGGGACCTGCTGTGTTTAActtgaaagggggaaaaaaagatcacCACCCATCAGAAACAAACAAttatacaaaacaaaatcaaaacaaaaccctgGTTTATTGGTTAAGAAAGTAGTGgatattaagttttatttttttaaaattttttttaatttttaaattttatttatttatttatttatttatttattttttggtgggcagcaaagcaaggtttattgagtgatagtaaagTTCATTGAATGATAGAGTATGAAGCTCCCAAAGAAGGAGGGGACCCCAAAGGTTTGCCTGGATATTAAGTTTTATAGGTATTAATTTGTGTAGTATATGAAATATCTTCTATAAATCCaattttcaacataaaaaaataaatatcagcaCCTAATTATATATAGTACCTTTATCTCTACCATGGATTAGGAACAAAAAACCTAGGCAAGTTCTAATGgaattgaaaagaaatttttttcttctgtatggTTCCTTTAAGAACTTTATAATCTCTTCTCATCCATTATTTCCATCTAAGAGctatttattaaagattattcTTTGCCAGACCGTATGTTAAGTTCTGCCTTTAATgtccatagcttttttttttttaaagattttatttatttatttgagagagagagaatgagagagagcacatgagaggggggagggtcagagggagaagcagactccctgcagagcagggagcccgatgcgggactcgatccagggactccaggatcatgacctgagccgaaggcagtcgcttaaccaactgagccacccaggcgcccaatgtccATAGCTTTTATGAGCTTATTTTATTAGCAGAGAGAAACATATATGCAGACAACTAAACTATGATACCTTAGGGCAAGAAGTGCTGTAATTCGGTTATAAATGAAATGCTTTGGGACTAGAGAAAAGGAAGCAATAAATTCCCATTTGTAGGGAGTAAGTTTGAGGAAAGGGGATAGAGAGGAAGAATACAGAGAAATTTCATGGAAAAAATTATAGTAGAATCAAGCATAGGAAAATGAACAAGGTTTCTCCAGGTACATAAAAGAGTAttacaattagaaataaatatatatatataagcagaAATCCGGGAGGCCGTAAAAGAACCTGTTTGGAGAATAGCATGATGGAATACGGCCTACACCTGTTTTGGAGCCATAAGTATTATATCAAagagtatgattttattttataagtattcGGGAACCCTGAGAGTTTTTAAGCAGGGTAATATGATCATATTTACTCTTTAGGAATAAAACTGGTAGTTTAGAAGATGGTCTAGATTGAAGGCAAGGAGAGCAGTTGATTCAGATGCCCAAGCAAGAGATAGGACAacagtatcatcatcatcatcattattatcatcattttaaggGGCCtgagagatcatatgatatattgTAAACTGCTCTGTGAAGTCCTAGGATGCATTAGGAGCCACATAGTAAGGGTAGGGATAGGGGTATATATAATACTTTGTGCCCTTATACTCCTACTTAAACTAATGGCCTTCTGAATTTGTTTGATGTACATATTGGTCTTCTGAATATAATTATTGCTGAAATAAAGAGTACTGTGGctaaaaagaaatcactgagtAACCTAACCTCTTTCCAAGACATCTCAGACATGTAGTCATATAGCTCCTTCCAGAGTGCCAGGGAGCTAAGAGGAAGTTAGTTCTGTTATTGGATAGTTTCGGATACTGGATAGTTAATATAGAGTTCTATCCTGGGAATTAGGGGATATTATTTGTCCTAAGGTCATTATCTGTATCCAGTAAACATTGTGGCATTAACTTCCAACTTCTAAGTATCCACAAAAATTTCCATTCCACTGTGCTTCTTATAACTGGAAGGAGTTTAAATATGTGTATACTCGTTTCCATACATAATCAAAAGGTGGATGGAGTCACAACTCTGAGTTTTCAAGAAAAAGTCCTCGGTATTAAGATATTTTAGCTGAATTATAtaataaacaattataataaaCATGTTTAAATATTCCTTTTGGAATATAATTCTAATAATGGGATGGTGTTTGCTTTCTGATTCTAAGGATTTATGGTTTGAAATTGATTTTCTGATTTAGCTAGCCTCAAAGGACTTAGGctagaatattttcaaaagtttgtAAGGCACTGAGAGTCTGTTTCAGGTTGTTGGGTGTATTGTTATTCTACAGACaactttttcttgttgtttttttgttgttgtttttttgtctctCCAGCTACATTATTGAGCAGGGAGTTTGTTATTTGGTTTTGTGTGAAGCTGCCTTCCCTAAGAAACTGGCTTTTGCCTACCTAGAAGATTTGCACTCAGAGTTTGATGAACAGCATGGGAAGAAGGTGCCCACTGTGTCTAGGCCCTATTCCTTtattgagtttggtaagtttttGCTCTTCATCTCTATATCAAGAGAGCAAACAATATGGAGAAGCTGTTTGTTACATTGATAATAATTTtgacacatttttatttgatGTTTACTTACTGAAGTTTTGAATTCTGTCTTTTCCATTCCATCTCTTTGTCCTTCTGAGTGAATGAGACTTCTTCTCATAAGTAATTTCCCTGGtcttttgatctttttcttaGAACTTGTTGCCTTTTGCCCTTTTTTGTGATTTGGTTTGAACCCAGTAAGGTTCATTTTCTGTAGATCAGAATTTGGAAATCAGAAAGAaggtattttgtttctttcagatcctctagtttaaaaaaaaaaaatactggaagagGTATGATATTGGGGAGAGATAACATTTATTACATGCAGAAATAGTATGGGTGTCCATGTACAATAATTACAGAAAGCTTCATCACCAGTAAAGTATCTGATGGCAGTAAATCAAAGGAAATGTCTTGAGTACCCTAATTAGAGGAAGTGAGAATAAGTATGATTAGATTACATTACTgatatttttagttaaaaaagaaattggttttACTTTTCCGAATTTCTGAAGTGTTTCCAGTTTGCTAAATGGTCATCTTACtcttaaaactaaagaaaatttagCAAAACACTCCAGTGTTTCATAACTACAAACTCTCTTAAGTGCTAATTTTTATAAtgtctggtttttaaattttgtttttgaagataaTAAAGGTCCAGTAaacccaagaaaaaaagaatactgtatCAAGATCACACAGGAAATATTTGGTACACTCAGATTAGCTTAAAGGATTATATACAAAGATGAATGGGTTATAGGTGAACCAGAAAGTACAGTAACCTGAGATCAGTAACACAGTAATTATTTTCATCCCTAGGCCTGAAGGGATAAGAGAAAGGAGCAGTTTCTGGAACTGCAAAGGAGAAAATTTATAGAGAAAGCCAACTTGAGAGGAGCAGTAACTTCTAGTTGGAGGGATACTGCCAGGCCAGGGTGACTTCTCAGGGAGAGGTTGGGAATAAATACCCTAAAGTCACTATCTGCTTTCACGCCTTACCCTTGGGGTTCCCTCATTGGCTGAACCTAACTGGAAGCTCCAGGGCAAGGAGCTCACGATGTAGTCCATGCGGGTCAGCTTCCTGAGGCAAAAAGCGTGGTGCAGAAAGGTAGAGAGGAGGTCTAAAAAGGCAAATGAGAGGTCTCCACCACATATAACTTAAGATTTTtgccaaaagttgaaaatataatttttaataataagtcATTCTTTTTACAGTTTTGAGAAATACAGACATGGGCTAACCATGAATAAGACTGCAGTTTTATAGTGGGATTTTGCTTTACCTGAAGTTTAAGAACAGAGTGAAATTAGGAatgtatgttaaaatattttaagacaatgTTTTTACCCCTTTTGATGCTAGAATAACTCTTGCCGTGTTAACCTGTAGTGATGCTAGATTGTTGCCAGGATTCTTTTCAGGGAGCGTAAAGAATTAAGTAGTGAAACCCTAAGGATCCTCGGAACATGTTTTGAAAATCTCTGCTTTCAGGAAAGGCTTACTACAGTGGGTCTTAATTTCTCTAAGGACCCTGAGAGCAGAGACTTCTCATTTGAAGGTATGCGGAGGACATTTCTCTTGAATGGTCATCTatctacattttacaaatgaagaaatcaaaactcAAATTTTGATGCTCACTCAAGAGCTTGCTTAGCCATGGACAATTGCCAATCCAGGACTAAACTCAGAACTTCCTATTCCCTACAGTACTTTGATGGACAAAGTTGTTCATggtcatttttcttcattattctaGACACCTACATTCAGAAAACCAAGAAGCTCTACATTGACAGCCGTGCTCGGAGAAACCTAGGCTCCATCAACACTGAATTGCAAGATGTGCAGAGGATCATGGTGGCCAATATTGAAGAAGTGTTACAACGGGGAGAAGCACTCTCAGGTATGTAAAGAATTAAGAGTCCTATATGGGCAAGGATAGCTTATTttgggatactttttttttttgctgtcagATTCTGTCTAGCACTGTTAAGAATTCACCTCTTAGAGATAGATTACATTACAAAACTTCCAACATGTTTTTCTTCCTAGCATGATTAGTTTTTGTTGAGTTGGAACGGTGTGAAGGTCTCATTCCATATCAGAAGCAATTACTGCTTCCAAGATATTTACAATgttaagtaaatatttacagaaacacataagggaaatgaaaagaagaatgagagGAAACTGTCAAAGATTTATTGCAGTGGTTTCCTGACTAGCCACTTTGGGAGACTTTATTGCTGCCAGATCAAATGtcataaaatgccatttttatcaAGGCATTCCTCTGCTGAAAAACTCAAAATCTGTGACTACAAGATAAGATCTAGTCTGGTCTCAACTTTTCATTCTTACTGCATGTTTGTAATGTGTAAGGCATTGTGTTCTCTGTATGGAAGATAAGGAGATTGCAAACTTCTTTCATGCTCTCTAGTTCACAAATGTTCTGCCTCAGCCAGGTCAGCTTCCTCACCATCTCGGACTTGTTCTTTAAGATCCAGATAAGAACTACCTCtcccaagaagccttccctgattctaATAGCCCACAAAACATTaatctgttttgtcttttaaactgTTAAGACACTTTGCTATGTAATGGTTTTTTAAGCACATaatgggtgtgtgtgcatgtgtgtgtatgtgtacttaCCTAATTTGccttaaagtatatatatttacctAATGTTTAAATGTTACCTAAGTGTTTAACGTACTCTTTAAATgtagtatttatgtatttcatatcTATTTCATATACTTGCTTTATTTCTCTCACAGTAATGATTACAAATAGATGCCTTAATGAGTATTTCGTGAACTCAACCTTGTGACATTATTCATGAGTAAATGGGTTTTCCTTTATTATGAACTGCAGATTGTAACCTTTATGTTAGTAGTCAGCAGTTGTTCCAGCAAATAGCTTCACACTCTTTAAACATCAAATTTTGGATGAGTGAGTCTATAAATTTTCATCATAACAGCCTTACTGTTTCTACCTGGGATAAAATAGACCAGAACAGgaatttttcttaaatctaaaaTGTATATCTGGTCAGTTTATCAAAAGTGTTAAAGGATTCTTTTCTAGTGCTGTGCTGATTGGAAAAGAagacagttgacctttgaacagcGTGGGGGTCAGGGGctccacatgtaacttttgacttcccaaaaacttaactactaatagccaaCTGTTGATTGGAAGCCCTACCCTTAAcgtaaacagtcaattaacatgctattttgtatgttacacatattatatactgtattcttacagtaaagtaatttagagaaaagaaaatgtttttaaaatcataaggaagaaaaaataaatctacggtattctgtaaaaaaaaaaatctgtgtataagcaGAATgcgcacagttcaaacccatgttgtttaagAGTCACCTGTACTTTTCTAATCATAATAACTTCATCTAATTGGGAAGATAAGAAACAAGGTCATTGTCACAGAGTACTTTATAGATAGTATAAGGGAACAGACATCAATTGAACACTTTGTGTTAGGCAATATGGTAggggaactttatttttttattttcttaaaagagtttatttatttgtcagagacagagagagagcacaagtaggggggagtggcagggagagcaggcagagggagaagcaggttccctgctgagcagggagcccagtgcaggactccatcccaggaccctggggtcatgacctgagctggaggcagacgcttaaccgactgagccacccaggcattccatgggacttaattttttttaagattttatttatttatttgagagagaaagagaaagagagcatgagctgggggaggggcagctggagagggagagagagaatctcaagcagactccacgctgagcacagagcctgacgtgaggctccatcccacgaccctgagatcatgacctgagccaaaatcaagagtcagatgcttaacccactgagccaccccagcaccccagggggactttatatatatcttatttatgcTTTAGAGTAATCCCTTGTGAATTGGGTGGTATCAAACcagttttacagataaagaagcaGACTCAGAAAAGTTAGGTAGCTTGCTTTTAGTCACACTGCTAGTGCCTGGCAGAATTCATTGGTCTCTGCAGGTCCTTGTCCATCTTCAGTGTGTGATAGTTTTAAATGGATATATAAACAATAAGAGCTGTAAAATGTAGCAGGAAATAGATAATGTGAAGTGAACAGGGAAGATTTCTTGAATTTTGATAGATCAGGAAGAAGTGAAGAGTGGTATTttaagagggaggaagaaaaagcgTATCTGAACAGAGCATAATCTGAAGGATAGTGAAAAGATCAGCTTAcctcaaaaaatgttttcttcctctttaagcTTCTTCATAATAAGAAGCCATCTTTTatgccttctttctctttctaatttttttttaaatgttttatttatttattcatgagagtcagagagagagagagagagagaggggcagaggcagagggagaagcagactccccgcctagcagggagcctgatgcgggactcgatcccaggaccctgggatcatgacctgagccgaaggcagacgcttaaccatctgagccacccaggcgccctctttctaatttttttattttttatttttttttttaaagattttatttatttatttgacagagagagatatagcgagagcaggaacacaagcagggggagtgggagagggagaagcaggcctcctgccgagcagggagcccgatgtgggactcgatcccaggaccctgggatcatgacctgagccgaaggcagacgcttaacaactgagccacccaggtgccccctctttctaatttttttaaagatttatttgtttatttgaaagagggagagagagggcacgtgatggggaggggcagagggagagagggaaagggagtctccagtggactctgcactgagtgcagagcctgctgcggggcttgatcccaggaccctgagatcacgacctgagctgagaccaagagttggtcacccaaccagctgtgccacccagatgcccctctaattttttttttttttaagattttatttatttatttgacagagagagacacagcaagagagggaacacaagcagtgggtgtgggagagggagaagcaggcttcctgctgagcagggagcccgatgcgggacttgatcccaggaccctgggatcatgacttgagccgaaggcagacgcttaacgactgagccacccagcctccccctctaattttttttttttttaagatttatttattttagagagagagagtgagcagggaggaggggcagagggagagggagagacttttttttaaagattttatttatttgacagagacacagcgagagagggaacacaagcagggggagtgggagagggagaagcaggcttcctgcggagcagggggcccgatgtggggctcgatcccaggacccggggatcatgacctgagctgaaggcagatgcttaatgactgagccacccaggcgcctggggagagagagtcttaagcagacccccccgctgagcatggagcccaacatggggcttgatctcacgacctgagttgaaccaagagttggacccctAACCacctgtaccacccaggcacccctctctaatttttagttttagagCTAGTCTGCCTTGCATTTAAGACCTAAGAGTAGTTCCCATGGGTTCTTTCAGCAATATGAAATTGCGCCCGTTTTTACTGCCTAAAATAGCTGTTTCTTTTAAGCCATGGGTTTTGTTGTTTCATTCAGAGGTGTCACCCTACAAGACTATAAGTTCCCCAAATAGAGGGGTCATGTATGTTGTGATCATCATTGTATCTTTTGGCACTTTGCATGGTGCTTATAACATAAATATTTGCTCAGTGACTTCTCCCAGTAGTGGCTTTGTCTTTATGATATCATGTGTTTCCAAATGTTTCTGTGTAAAGGAATTCTCTTAACTATTGCTTATTTCGTATGACCTAATATTTGTTCTGCTGCCCAGTTATTCTCAGCAGATTTAGATTtcatttagcaatttttttttttttttttatcactgactATTACCAGActctgttctgggcactgggaatATAGCAATAGACATTGGTTAAAAAGTTCTATCCAGTGGAGTGTCCATTTTAGTAGACTGGCTGGAAAGATTCGTCACAGCATTGTCATGGTTATTTCTCATCTCCTAACTTTTCTTATGTGACTAAGTGTTTTTCTTACAGGACAAATTGCTAATTTAGAAGCGGCTGTCATTCTTTTGTCATTAAGTAATACCACATTTCTCAATCAACTCAGTCTCTATTAAGCAACTCCAAATATTCCAGAAGTATTCCCTAAGGAAGAACAAATTCATATTgcaaaacagtgtttttcaaaaatttaaagaagtaaAGTGATCAAAATTCATTTATGTCACACTGagaatttgttattattattaaattatgtcATGTATTTTAATCCGGTCTAGCTTGTGTCTCTCTGGTTGCTTCTCTAAGTGCTCAGTTAACAGTTATAGACGGCAGCGACATTACAAATGtccttttagaaaaacaaaactttgcaaAAGGTTCTAAAAAGGTTAATTTAGTAGGTATTGGTGGTTTTCCAGCACCTGTGATTATATTTTAGTTACAAGACAACTTTCCTGTGTCTGTTGAAATATAATTTCTGGTAGCATCATAATGGTTTTTACCATGTGGAGAATCTTGGGAATTCGGTAGCAGTCACCATTAAGATATAGCTCAATACTCAGTTTCTGACTCATTGAATTTTCTGGTTACCTGAGTCTTATCTTGCATGGATAATCATTTTTCAAGATATGAGAGAATATGATTTAGACCATTAAAAGATGATGACGATTATTATCACCTAGCATTTCTCAGAGGCTTATCATATGCAAGGATTGTGTTCACTTTACAGGCATTCTCATGTACCTATAATCCTGTGATACAGTTagtgttattatcctcattttatagatgatgaaactggGTCTTAGTAGAGAGACTAAGTGAATTGACCAATGTCACATGGCTGGTGCAGCTGAGATTGAAATTTATAAAGACTCTGAGACCAGAGCCAGCACTCTTAACCACCTCACGGTACAGCCTCAAGAATTTGAACATAATTTAGTCTGGTAACTTTAAAATGCAGTGTAGATTTTATAGTGCATCAGGATCATGGGTTAATCAGTGTATGCACCCTaacccttaaaataaaaatgataatttaagcTTCATGGTTGTTTGGTATGGTCCCACTCATTTGCGTTATTTTTATGCTTAATACATTAGACAGAATACTTCAGGGACTaattactgttttccttttttcctctttgacaGCATTGGATTCAAAGGCTAACAATCTGTCCAGTCTGTCCAAGAAGTACCGCCAGGACGCGAAGTACTTGAACATGCGTTCCACTTACGCCAAACTTGCAGCGgttgctgtatttttcatcatGTTAATAGTGTATGTGCGATTCTGGTGGCTGTGAAGTAGTGAATCCAGTCACTGGCAAGGGTGAACCTAGAGCTCGGCAGGTGTATGTTTTCAGGAAACTGAGCTCACAGAGATGTGTATTAGAATTCCAAGTGGAACTTCTGCTTCTAAAGACCTTGCAAGGAAAGACATGTCCTGAAAATGAAATGTTACACCTCATTTGATGAAGCTTACCCCTTTGTAGAAAGTCTCTTTTGGGGGCAGAGGCTTTCTCTGGGTGCTGAGCTGTATACGTTAGGGAACAgtagattgttttattttgttttttccctcccagtgtttttacatttttaaaacagcacTGAGTGgggcattttctttctctaatggaGCCATCAGTGAGATCTGGCTTAGCCAACCTGTGCTAGCAATAGTCTGAAATTCCTTCAGAGAAGGCAGCCCGTTGGGAAGTTTTTTGACTCTAATCAACATTCCTTTTGTTGGTGACATTTGTGATTTTCAGTTTTTGATGGCCTTGTAAACAAGACTCCACTATGTGAAGGTTAATTGCTGTGC
Proteins encoded in this region:
- the SEC22B gene encoding vesicle-trafficking protein SEC22b, producing MVLLTMIARVADGLPLAASMQEDEQSGRDLQQYQSQAKQLFRKLNEQSPTRCTLEAGAMTFHYIIEQGVCYLVLCEAAFPKKLAFAYLEDLHSEFDEQHGKKVPTVSRPYSFIEFDTYIQKTKKLYIDSRARRNLGSINTELQDVQRIMVANIEEVLQRGEALSALDSKANNLSSLSKKYRQDAKYLNMRSTYAKLAAVAVFFIMLIVYVRFWWL